A genomic segment from Romeriopsis navalis LEGE 11480 encodes:
- a CDS encoding ShlB/FhaC/HecB family hemolysin secretion/activation protein: MLNSAWLGTSNSVAMTDIPSSQPLPNERPVKLLRPPTPVTPLTPKTTIDQQLIMVREIKVVDNTILHKAIAQITKSFAGRTVKLQELHEVADQITQLYLDQNYLTSRAVLEAQNIRDGIVHIRVIEGQLEKITVEGIKHLQPSYIRDRLAPAVTIPVNVQKLEDRLRLLLSDPLIENVIPTLQAGSQEDQSVLTVKVKEAPQFTGNVGLDNLSPPSVGSERVGINLNYRNLSGIGDVLAGSYYRSLTGGLSIASFSYQTPLNDQDGSLQLRTDINRNRVTQFPFETLDITGASELYSITYRQPLWRSTREEFALSLGFDFQDGQTFLFNDLPTPFGIGPDQDGVSRTRVIKFAQDYLLRDRQGAWSLRSQFNLGTDFFNATNNPGNIPDGQFISWTGQIQRVQRISDGQLLIAQLDLQLTPDSLLPSQQFVLGGAQSVRGYRQNARIGDNGVRFSVENRIALQRDRSGTPTLQVAPFMDLGTVWNVGSNPNLLPRQNFLMGAGVGVLWQPIPQLNLRVDYGLPIVNLDDRGNNIQDDGLYFNLNYRF, from the coding sequence ATGCTTAATTCTGCTTGGTTGGGGACAAGTAATTCTGTTGCAATGACCGATATTCCCAGTTCTCAACCGTTGCCGAATGAGCGACCAGTGAAACTACTGCGCCCACCCACGCCAGTCACACCACTAACGCCGAAAACAACGATCGACCAACAATTAATTATGGTTCGCGAGATAAAAGTCGTGGACAATACAATTTTGCATAAGGCGATCGCGCAAATCACTAAATCCTTTGCAGGCCGCACCGTCAAACTTCAGGAGTTACATGAGGTCGCCGATCAAATCACGCAGCTCTATCTTGATCAGAATTATCTAACGTCCAGAGCGGTTTTGGAAGCGCAAAATATTCGCGATGGAATTGTGCATATTCGCGTAATCGAAGGACAGTTAGAAAAAATCACAGTAGAGGGCATCAAACACTTACAGCCGTCGTATATCCGTGATCGGCTAGCCCCGGCAGTGACGATACCGGTTAATGTGCAAAAGCTAGAGGATCGACTAAGACTGTTGCTGAGCGATCCTCTGATCGAAAATGTTATCCCAACACTTCAGGCAGGCAGCCAAGAAGACCAAAGTGTCCTCACGGTAAAAGTAAAAGAGGCACCTCAGTTCACGGGAAACGTTGGCTTGGATAACTTATCGCCGCCCAGTGTGGGTTCGGAACGCGTTGGCATTAATCTTAACTATCGCAACCTCAGTGGAATTGGGGATGTGCTGGCTGGGTCATACTATCGATCGCTGACAGGTGGTTTGAGCATCGCTAGCTTCAGCTATCAAACACCCCTCAATGACCAGGATGGCAGTTTGCAACTCCGGACGGATATTAACCGGAATCGTGTCACTCAGTTTCCCTTTGAGACATTGGATATTACGGGCGCGTCAGAGCTATATTCGATCACATATCGTCAACCTTTATGGCGATCGACGCGGGAAGAATTTGCATTGTCGTTGGGGTTTGACTTCCAAGATGGTCAAACGTTTCTGTTTAATGATCTGCCGACGCCGTTTGGGATTGGCCCGGATCAAGATGGTGTGAGTCGTACCCGCGTGATCAAATTTGCGCAGGACTATCTGTTGCGGGATCGGCAAGGGGCTTGGTCTTTACGATCGCAGTTTAATCTCGGTACCGATTTCTTTAATGCCACGAACAATCCGGGGAACATTCCCGATGGGCAATTTATCAGTTGGACGGGACAGATCCAGCGAGTGCAACGCATAAGTGATGGACAGTTGTTAATTGCGCAGTTAGATTTGCAATTGACGCCTGACAGTCTTTTACCTTCGCAGCAGTTTGTCCTGGGCGGGGCGCAATCGGTGCGGGGGTATCGTCAGAATGCCCGCATAGGGGATAACGGCGTACGGTTTTCCGTGGAGAATCGCATTGCCTTGCAACGGGATAGAAGCGGTACACCCACCTTACAAGTTGCACCTTTTATGGATTTAGGTACTGTGTGGAATGTGGGGAGTAATCCGAATCTTCTGCCCCGCCAGAATTTCTTGATGGGGGCTGGGGTGGGGGTTCTTTGGCAGCCGATACCGCAGTTGAATTTGCGAGTGGATTATGGATTACCGATCGTCAACCTCGACGATCGTGGCAACAATATTCAGGATGATGGGCTGTATTTCAATCTGAACTACCGCTTTTAA